The Vigna unguiculata cultivar IT97K-499-35 chromosome 6, ASM411807v1, whole genome shotgun sequence genome contains a region encoding:
- the LOC114188487 gene encoding glycerophosphodiester phosphodiesterase GDPDL4-like, with amino-acid sequence MGVINAPYLAKEQNLSVIDAVIDTLRKAGYGEPGAPNVMIQSTDSSVLLKFKEKTKYELVYMIDEIVGDIVDSALSNIKRFAHSVVIKRGSVYLTNDFFLTASTKTVPKLKSSNLSVYVQTFHNEFISQVWDFMSDPTEQINTFVQDAGIDGVITGFLQTADRYRRNRCLNLGNSTPNYMKPVEIGGLFQLIDKSSLPPAMAPIPSLIEANVTEPPLAPFSEISPSSSIAGAPGAQPPHNAQPKIAVCFTMSSLTLLLASLLL; translated from the exons ATGGGTGTAATT AATGCACCATATCTTGCAAAGGAACAAAACTTAAGCGTGATTGATGCAGTCATTGATACTTTGAGAAAAGCAGGTTATGGTGAACCAGGGGCTCCAAACGTTATGATTCAGTCCACTGATAGTTCTGTACTACTGAAATTCAAGGAGAAAACAAAGTATGAACTTGTGTACATGATTGATGAGATAGTTGGTGATATCGTTGATTCAGCTCTTTCGAATATCAAAAGATTTGCTCATTCTGTGGTTATCAAAAGGGGCTCTGTGTACCTGACAAATGATTTCTTCCTCACTGCCTCTACAAAGACCGTGCCAAAGTTAAAATCTTCTAATCTCTCAGTTTACGTACAAACATTCCACAATGAGTTTATATCTCAGGTATGGGATTTCATGTCAGATCCAACTGAGCAGATCAATACATTTGTTCAGGATGCTGGAATTGATGGTGTCATCACAGGCTTCCTTCAAACAGCCGATAGATACAGAA GGAACAGATGCTTAAATTTGGGTAACAGCACTCCCAATTACATGAAACCAGTTGAAATAGGTGGCCTTTTTCAACTCATAGACAAATCTTCCTTACCACCAGCTATGGCTCCAATCCCTTCCCTGATTGAAGCTAATGTTACAGAACCCCCTTTGGCTCCCTTTTCTGAAATATCCCCATCTAGCTCTATTGCTGGAGCACCAGGAGCACAACCACCACATAATGCACAGCCTAAGATTGCTGTTTGCTTCACCATGTCCTCTCTCACACTGCTTCTAGCTTCTCTTCTACTTTGA